The region ACTTCCCATAGATGGGTACGGCCTGCAGCCTCACTCCTCCAGACACTCCATTACGGAGCCAGCGCCAGACGGTAGGTCGACTTGGCCGCTGACCTGTAATTTGTTCAGCGACCGAGGCGACTGGAAGCAAGTCGCCGTTCTGCAGCAGATCAGTCACAGATAGGCTCCTCTTATAAGTCGGGAGCCTAGCGCAAGAAAAACCGTAAATGCGCGCGGACTCCCACCGGAATTGGTGTAGGTCTCTTTCGCACACTACGGTTAGCTAACCGGTCGCCTTACGCGTGCCGGGGTCCGTTTATCTGTGTGGAAGGTTGTCGGGTATGACTTCCTTCGCTTTCCATCATTGCAGAGAGTTAAAGTGAGTCAAGCATCGCTAGGCAACTATCGCAATTCTGTTTTGCCAAACACCTTTCCTCATCTCAGGACTGTGTCTGTCGCCACGTCTGTTTTGATCGAAAGGAGTGTAGGCTTCCCAGAGCCCTGAGAGCCAATTGCCTGTGAGAGCTGTGACAGCCAATCGGCCAAATTGAAATGGCTGTGAGCGTGTTTAGAGCCATCTGCTATAGCCATCTTTCCCTACGATTCGTCCCATGGCCTCAGCTCCCATTGGGTCTTTGCCAGGTATCTGTCCTCAAACTCACCCAGTGTAAAGCTGAGATCGCTCTTGGCCACGCTGCTCGCGTGGTTGCCATCCAGGGCCGGACCTCGCAGATCAAGCGACCCGTGAATATCGCATGGATAAGCCGCAGCGATAGCTTCCACGCTAGGCGCAGCGGTACCTTCTCGCCTAAGCGCAGCAGGGGCCTGGCCGACACCCTCTTAAGCATTCTGGGCGTATAGAGCCAACTGTGCTCTCAGTACAGTTTGGGGCAGTCCACCGCCGGCCATCGGGCCAGGCTGCGGCAGGAAGCCCTGCATGGCTTGCTGAGCCTGGCCTAGCGGAACTGCGGTCGATCCCCCAGGGGCAACAGCGGCCTCTTTCGTGTTCGTTTCAGCAGCGGTCGAACTAAGAGCGTCTTGGAGCGAGAGACGGAAACCCGCTGATTTCGCTGCTCTCTAACGCAATCCTTTAGCCGGCAGCACCTTACGAACTTTTCCCTTCATCGCATTCGTACGGGGGCAGTCACGGACAGCGTACAAAATGCTCCCTCCGTACAGGTTTTCTCCCGTCGCCAAATCGCTGTGAGAGCTCTGAGAGCCCTTTGGCCTGTCAGACACGCTACGCTGCGAGGGAAATGACAGGTCTACTACCATGGTCAACTCTTGGTTCAAACCCGCAGAGCGACGCATAGGCTCTATGGGGCCGGCAATCGGAAGGCTCACTAAGCGAGCGAGCTAGTTAAGACTACTTTTGTTGATTCGTGGAGCTCGGGAAGTGGCAGGGGCAGAGCTAATGATTTTGCTAGGTAAACCCTAAGCTTCTGTTGTCACCTTGCGAAACAAAGTTGGTTCACATCGACGATTGGCAATCCTACCAATGGACCTGGTTTAGGCGAATACTTGGCCTCCAAGCAGTCGATCCAAGGGTAGGGTCGCTGACTCAATACGTGGCACGATGGCGTGGGGATCTTTCGATGAGTAGACCATGGGTGATTGCAGCATTTTTGCAAAATACTGTCAGCAGGGAGTGAACTAACAACGTGCGATCCCTTCTCGGCTCCGACATCACAGAAGAAGATAATTGACACAAACCATTGCAAGACAGCCTATTTCACGATCTCTGCGTCACCCATCGATCGAGCCTTCGTACGCTAATGACGCGAATCGACCAACGATATCAGCGCTCGTAGAGGCCGGTTTTGGCTACCGCTGCGTGAAAGAATATTGCGAGTGGGCCCAGGCGAACTTGGCATTGGGCCCCCCAGATAGAAAGGGCACTGGTGGGCCTTTTCGAGTCGATTGTCACTTCCCATAAAAGTGAGCTGCTCAAACCTAGATGTAATGAAAGGTTTTCAAAGGCTGCAAGTTACTGAGGAGGCACTTCTCGCAGGGCAGCGTGATCTCTTTCGGTCTGCAACTCCTCAGGATACGGGCAGTTACCAAGATAGGCTCGCGAAATGGCATTGCGATAATCGCTCCTCTCGTCCAGCGGACGGCCGACCAACGGCCGACCGCAGGTGAACTTTGGTGTTCTTTAGTGGCGGCTATCGTCCCCGCTGTAACACGCTTTGCTGTCACGAGATACGACACCTTTCTGTCGCCAAACTACTTCCCTAAAGGTGAACAACCTGGTTACACATCACCCCAAAAAGTGAGCAGATTGGTTACATCTCATCCTAAAAAGTGAGCAAATGGTTACGTGCGAGCTTCCATACTGATTAGCCAAGTCTCAACCTGAGCGGCACGATCGGCCGGCCATTTGCCGCCGTTTAGTAGTTTGCTTACATACGGTCGTGACGTCCCGAGATAATCGGCGAGTACCTGCTGTTTAATCCCCAGCCGTGCGAAGCGTTCTCCAAAATTACTGCAATCTTGATTATCCTGACTTAAGGCCTCGTAGCTCGCGAGACCAGCGCGATCCATCAGCAGTTTGCGCAACCGTGCTTCATAGTCCGAAGGTGCGTAGACACGTATGTGTAATAGCTGCAAACGATTCCAACTCGCCTTGTGGTGAGTCAGTTGTTGCATCTTCTCCAAGTCGAACCATTCCTTGGATCTTGGAAGAAGTCCAACTACTTTGAATCCCAGTTCACATTCAAGCTTTCTAAGGTCTTTCAGCCATTTGCGAGCAAATCGCCTCATCTCCTGGTCATTCGCAGCACCAATCTCATATCCGCACTTCGACAGCCAACCAGTTCGCGACCTCCCAATAACCTGATAACCGCATCCACGGCGATGACCATTGCCACCGAAGACCACGTACGTTTGGCTGGGGTCTAGAGATGGACATTTTACGACCTCCTTGATTGAACTCCCAATTACTTGCCGATTCCGAATCTCTTCAAGAGTCTTACCCTTCTTTCGGCGCGTTACTTCGCGAAATAGCCCGGCAAGCAATTGCTGCACTCGGCGAGAAAAGCCAGAGAACTTCGCGGGGCCCAAAAGTTTCAAAGGGAGGTTGGTCGTGGCAATCTGACCTTCATTTCGACTAGCTTTGAGCAACGTACCTGATTCACCACTCGGCTCCCGCTTGAAGTCGTAACGACAGCGATCGCCATCAACGTTCGTCAAGTAGTTTTCCAGAACACCGAGAAATCCCCTACCGACTTGCACTTCATAATGACCGTGGCGGCGTTCACTACTATGTAGAAGGCAACAGGGGGGGCAGTTGGGCGAATCACTTGAATTGGTGGAGATAAACTTAATATTTGCGAGCGCGACAGAATGAGAATTAAGCTGGGGCTGCCAGCCATTCCCTACAAATCTCAGGGCTTGACTATGCAGTCCAGTAAGTGAGATTAGAGCTCGCCGTATGTCTCGTCGCCAGTTTTGGGGCCATCGCCTGCGTTCTCCCCAGAACATTTCTCCGATGCTCACATCTGGGATCGTCACGATTGATGACCGCTGGGCGAGCACCTGAAAATGGATTAACCAAAGCAGCTGCTCCGATCTTCTGTATACCAATATATTGGTGGCAACTTTATTCAGGGTTTCTTTCAATTCGCTTTTTTGATACGCCAAGTCATGGCAGCGTTCTCTTACCAGTGGGTCTAGTACGTTTGGAGACTCCCTCCACCAAGTGATTCCATATCCGAAACGGCTTCGCACGCTATTATGACAAAGCGTCCTTAACTTCAGGGCCCACGTGGTACCATCTTCGTCATGGAACAATATGCCGCCGTAGTTCTCCTCAACTTCTCCTAGCATTGCCTCGACCGTGTCGCTGCGCAGATCCAAGGTCGGTTTGCCTTGCGGATTAAGTTTGCCTCCAGCCATTTGCCAAGAGACCTCCCCGTGCTTTTCGAGGATTTCCTTTGACCGTTCACGTAGTAATTCGTCGAGCCAGGGCCACTCAGAGAGTCCGCGAAATGGAGAGCGTTCACTACTTACTAGTGTGAACAGCTGTTCCTGTACAGTATCCGTCATGACTGTGTCAGGGATCTGATTGACTAAGTAAGACATACTATGCGTTGACTATCTATGTAATGGGGATGCTACTTTCGGAACTTTGTCTTGGCTGACCAGTCATTTCACTTTGAGCCTCGGCAGCCCCTGCGCGATCGCCTAGTCTTGATGGACGAGATGGAGTAACAAAACTGCGAGAAGAAAGTTCCGTAAAGTGGTTCTGTTGATAATGAAACTCCATGGGAATCTCACCACGTTTAGTACCGTCTCGACCTTTCTCGACGGTAAGAATGACTGGCGATATGCCCGAATTTTCAAGCGTCTCGTATTGACGCTCAATTTGATCGTTGTTTCTTAAGCTGTAGCAATCCTTGATGTCCTCGGCACTCATACGCCTGTAGAGAAGAACAGCATCCGCCCCGTAGCCTAGACGAGCTGATCCCATCAACTCCTGCAGCCGTTGTCCCCAGACAATCTTACGGTTGTTTTCCGTTGCGCCGGCAGGCTTCCTGGCCTCGGAAATTGCGATTAGTGCATCACCTATTGGATTGGAATCCATTCTTGAACGATTCACGACGTCCTGCAGTACACGCATTCTTTGCTTGTCTGCCTCCAAATCACTCAGCCCAGCCTTTCCCGGCGAAAGCAGTTGGAGATAGTCAAGTACGACTAACGCTCGGCTGGCGTTCGCCCGGGACTTGATGTCATTTACGTATTTTTGGATCTGCGTAGAACTGAGATCGTCACCTACTTGAGATCGATCAATAATACAGAGACGTCGATCGATCTGTTGGTCAATCATGCGTTGGCGACCGAATTGAATGCAGTTCAAGTGTTCGGGGCTGAAGACATTTTCGCCACCGTTTCGATAGCCAACTGATCCTAGGACATAGGTGCTCCAATCCAGTCGTGAAAGCATGCACTTGGCGCGAGTCATCAACTCATCTCGTGTCATTTCTAGTGAGATGAACACGACCACCGCATCATTGAAAGCGTGGGCCCCGCAGACTCCCAATGCAATCTGCAGGCACAATGCCGTTTTGCCGACGGAGGGCATGGCCCCAAGCAATGTAAGGCCCCGTAATCCGAGTAATTTTTCGTCTAGCTTCGTCAGCCCTGTTTGTAGTCCTACCAGATCACGACCACGAGTGATTGCCAGACGTGATTCATGCTCGTCCCAGATGTCTCCCATCGTCCGAGGTGGAGGAGAAAATAGCGTTTCAATGGAGTGACTCTGTTCGATGGCGTGCTGCAAGAATGGAACGATATCCGCGGGTGCCAAATTAGGTCCATGACTACCTACGTACTGACGGGTTGGCAGAAAGACGGACCGCTGATAAAGGAATCGCTTGAGGACCGTACGCGCTCGACCAATATCAAGCGACTCACGCGGAGTCGCAAGCCATTCACCGACTCGATTATGAGGTCCTGTCAGCAAGTTATAAACATCTGGCGAAATCATGATTTGTGGCTGAGAACTGCGATACTCGTGAATTGCACTGACAATTCCTTCCACTGTGAACGGAGCTGGATATCGACTGCACATTGCCATCCAAACGCACCGGACAGCAACTTCATGGTCATGAAAATAGTGTTCGAGTACATGCGGTCTTGCTTCTGCGAAAAAAGACGGATCGCAAAGAAAATGCTTAAAAAGCAGATTGAGGTCTTCAAACTGGATCGTGGGCTCCTGGAGAGTAAATCGCGATGCCCGAGTCGCAAGGTCGAGTGATCGCAAATAAGCAAGTTGTGCGTCGGAATCTGTCGACAAGTTGACCTGACTGTTATCTGGCAACGATGCGTGATAGTGGTTCATTGATTATTGTCCTGTCTGCCTCGGCTCTTCCGCGAATGACTCAAGAAAGACTCGTCGAATAAATCGAGCGATGATCAGCACATGCCCTACAGTTGGCGTGTGGCTGAAGACTTGCCCAGATTACTCGATTCCTGGCGATTTAACCGTTACGAGTTGCCGCCTTACCGACTATTCGTAACGATCTAAATCTGTTCTCAATTCTGGAGTCGAAAACGATGCTCTGCAGTCGACGACTCATTTGAAAAACATCTGTCACGTCGTGAGACAGAACGGGTTACAAGCACCCGTCAGTGGGTAGAGTGAGCAAGAGCTCAAACGTGGCAATGCGATAGAGAATCGCCCTCAGTGGTCACGATTCTGGTTTTAATCACCAAACCGAACTCGTCAAGTCAAACGCGAGAAAACTCAGCAAATTCTCGCTCCCAGAGAAGGCACCGCTGTGGGAGTGAAAAATAGGCGGTTTGGTAGGCATAGGGATGTCGCTCCACTACCGACTTGAACACTGCTCGGCTAATTTGACACCAACGAACGTTATCGTGTTGCCCAACGACAGAACCAGGATGGCGGTGAGGGTAGCAGCTAATTCGGACTTCCCAGAAATCGGTACTTGTCGCAAGCAAAAAAAAATAGCTGGTAGGGTATGTAGTCGTTGGAGGTTGCTTAAGGAAAACACTGGAGGCGATTACATGGAAAGAGTGGCGTCTAGGGGCCATTTTTAATTGGAAGCTCCACCGTCCAACACCGCCTGATGTTCTGGCACTATCCGGCTCGGTCATTCTTGGTCTAGCCAGTATTTTGCATTTATCGTCAAACCGATAAGCCCGCGAT is a window of Bremerella sp. TYQ1 DNA encoding:
- a CDS encoding DUF1580 domain-containing protein, with the protein product MCERDLHQFRWESARIYGFSCARLPTYKRSLSVTDLLQNGDLLPVASVAEQITGQRPSRPTVWRWLRNGVSGGVRLQAVPIYGKWHTTNAAFRDFLNRRAESMRQSIESRASSPCDDLQADRR
- a CDS encoding helix-turn-helix transcriptional regulator, with product MSYLVNQIPDTVMTDTVQEQLFTLVSSERSPFRGLSEWPWLDELLRERSKEILEKHGEVSWQMAGGKLNPQGKPTLDLRSDTVEAMLGEVEENYGGILFHDEDGTTWALKLRTLCHNSVRSRFGYGITWWRESPNVLDPLVRERCHDLAYQKSELKETLNKVATNILVYRRSEQLLWLIHFQVLAQRSSIVTIPDVSIGEMFWGERRRWPQNWRRDIRRALISLTGLHSQALRFVGNGWQPQLNSHSVALANIKFISTNSSDSPNCPPCCLLHSSERRHGHYEVQVGRGFLGVLENYLTNVDGDRCRYDFKREPSGESGTLLKASRNEGQIATTNLPLKLLGPAKFSGFSRRVQQLLAGLFREVTRRKKGKTLEEIRNRQVIGSSIKEVVKCPSLDPSQTYVVFGGNGHRRGCGYQVIGRSRTGWLSKCGYEIGAANDQEMRRFARKWLKDLRKLECELGFKVVGLLPRSKEWFDLEKMQQLTHHKASWNRLQLLHIRVYAPSDYEARLRKLLMDRAGLASYEALSQDNQDCSNFGERFARLGIKQQVLADYLGTSRPYVSKLLNGGKWPADRAAQVETWLISMEART
- a CDS encoding DnaB-like helicase C-terminal domain-containing protein produces the protein MNHYHASLPDNSQVNLSTDSDAQLAYLRSLDLATRASRFTLQEPTIQFEDLNLLFKHFLCDPSFFAEARPHVLEHYFHDHEVAVRCVWMAMCSRYPAPFTVEGIVSAIHEYRSSQPQIMISPDVYNLLTGPHNRVGEWLATPRESLDIGRARTVLKRFLYQRSVFLPTRQYVGSHGPNLAPADIVPFLQHAIEQSHSIETLFSPPPRTMGDIWDEHESRLAITRGRDLVGLQTGLTKLDEKLLGLRGLTLLGAMPSVGKTALCLQIALGVCGAHAFNDAVVVFISLEMTRDELMTRAKCMLSRLDWSTYVLGSVGYRNGGENVFSPEHLNCIQFGRQRMIDQQIDRRLCIIDRSQVGDDLSSTQIQKYVNDIKSRANASRALVVLDYLQLLSPGKAGLSDLEADKQRMRVLQDVVNRSRMDSNPIGDALIAISEARKPAGATENNRKIVWGQRLQELMGSARLGYGADAVLLYRRMSAEDIKDCYSLRNNDQIERQYETLENSGISPVILTVEKGRDGTKRGEIPMEFHYQQNHFTELSSRSFVTPSRPSRLGDRAGAAEAQSEMTGQPRQSSESSIPIT